cagcgcatcgcgctgcagcgacgcggcggcgagcgacgcggcgcgctttgcacgcgcacgcgcggcccagtggcgcagcgcgcgcacgagcaggcGTTTCTGGCGCAGGTCGACAAGCGGCTGgacgctcgtgcgcgcaaGCCAGGTGGAAAAGTACTGACGCATGACGTATTTGcagcgcgcagcgagcgtCACATACACTTCGTAGGACAGACGGCGgcccgcgaggcggtcgcgccacgcgtctaacgcacgctgctgcagccgcgcacgccgcatcgctgcacactgcgcgagcgccgcacgctcgcgccgggcttgcgcagcgcgctctcTCCAGGCCGAAAAGACGTGCCGCACGAGGGCTGGGTAAGTGCACAAGCGTACCTTGATCGCGCGTCTGCACCGCGCGGTCCGCGGCGTGGTCCAGCGCTTGGACGCGCTCGTGAATCGCCTTCCACTGCCAGAATGCTTTGCGGATGagcacggcggcgtggaCGCCGTCGGCCTGCCGCACAAGCGCCTGGACGTCTGACGTACGCCGCAGCCAGTGCGCCAACTGCTCCCGCTGGATCCGCGCACTGGTTTTGGCGTGCAACAGCGCGGTACAGGTGCGCCAGTGGTACCGCTCCGCACGGAGAAAGCGCCACGCTACATGAGACGCAAGACGTACCTTGCAAATGGCGGcgaagcgcctcgcggtcgcTCTCTGCCCGGAATCGCGCGGCCTGGGCGTGCTGACGCATGGCGCGCCACTGCGCccatgcgcgccgcacgaggtgcgcgcTGCAGTGGGTAGCTGCGCTCGCCAggtcgctgcggcgcacgtcgaggcgcgcgcgccactgGCGCCACACAAGGCCGACAATACGGCAGTCGCGCGTACGCGCGGCCAGCATCCGCTCGTGTTCCCAGTGCGCTTGCCGCTGCTTCCACGCATTCCACGCGGAGCCGAGCGTGGTCCTGGTCCTGTTCGCAGCAAACGTGCCCAGAGCGGCTGCGTGAGCGGGGCAACGTACCTTGTCTCGCGATACTCTGCTCGGTAAAGCGCACCCACCACACGTTCCacacggtgcgcacgagctgtGCATTGCGCACCCGCTCCGagtacgcggcgcgctcacGTAGAATCCAGTAGTGTAGCGCAGCATGCACACGCGTCCGCGAATGGTCCGCGTACAGCCGCCCCGCCGCGGTGTTTCGAatctcggcgagccgcgcatgccgccgccagTGCGTCcaggcgcgctgcagctggccgcggcgccagtaggccgcggcgcggtgcacgtcgGTGTGCGCCGTGGTCCGGCCGCGCCACTGCGCCCAtgcacgctgcagcgcatgggCCGCAAGAGTGCGTGCGTACGCCTcgccacggcgctcgagttCGCGTGCCCCGTCGGAGCGGCTGCGCCATACGGCAaacgcgacgcgcatcaCGCCTTCGTCGTGGTAGCGCACGGCAGTGCGGTGCGCGTGGCCTTGCCGCCAGACCTGGGTGAGTCGGGGTACGTACGGTCCAtgccaggcgctcgagactctggctgcgccgcgccacgATGGCGTCTAgagcagcggcgagcgcctgctcgtacGCCGTGTCTCGCTCGGCTTTTCGCTGCGACAGGCGCGCAGCCCACGCGTCAAAGGCGCGCGTAACGCGCATACGCGCCGCGtactgcgccgcgtgcgcaaggGCTTGGTGGTGGCCGGCGTACTTGTCGTGCCATGCCGCCcaagcgtgcgctcgcagcCGCTGGtggtcgacgcgcgtcgccagGTCGTAGCGCTTGCGTacggcggccgcacggcgctgccAGTGGCCGAGGGACGCGGTAAGCGTGTGCTCGTTGTGAAAGtgcgcggccttggccaAGGCGCGTTTCTGCCGTGGCGACGGCAGGTCCAGCGCAGtgctggtgcgccgcccgcgctcaTAGAGGCGTGGCGCCAGGCCGACACGCACCGGCGacacggccgacgcgcccggcTGCCAGACTGTGTCGAGGTCCCGCGTCGAGCGGTCCGCGTCTTGGGCCCAtacgtcgtcgtccgatACGCTTCCTTCGCTAGAGGCGTGGTCGTCGGCCAATGGCGGCGAGCCTTGCAGCCGCCACGGCGCAGGCGTGTACGGCGTTGGCGAGAGGGGGCGGACGTAtgacgcgcgcgacgtcgccaCGGGTCCCGGTGCGTACGGCCGCGAGGTatgcggcgcgtacgaccGCGAGGTATCTGGTGCGTACGACCGCGAGGTATCCGGCGcgtacgacgcgctcgatgcaaacgagcgcggcgcgtacgacgTCGACGCAAGCACGGCCGACATGTCGTGcatgtcgagcgacgcgtcgctgtcGGACCCCCGAGGATCCAGGCCGAGCAATACGCGCACGGTATCCCAGCGCTCGGCCCACGACTCGCCCCGCACTTGGACCATTGCGAGCAGCGAGTTCCAtaggcgcagctcggcggccttgcGCCGGTCCTTTACGCCGGGTGGgagcgtgcgtgcgacgcggtcgaggtgcgccgtcgcgcccaCCGCGTCGTTGAACGCGTCCTTGAGCTCCACAAAGCTGCACGAATCCGGGCGGATCGCGTCGACCACCTCGTCGAAAAATTCAATTTCTGCATCGTTCAAACGTAGGgactcggcgaggtgcggcgtgcggtcACTATAGCCCGCATCCCCGTccgagcggcgcccgccgctcgagtggaaaaagagcgacgaggtccCTACGTCGTCCATGGCGCCTGGAAACAACCCCTCCACGAGTGGAGGCTACGAaatgcgctcgctgcgaAATGGGCGCGTGGGGtgtggcgcgtgcgcgcgtcgcggcggtacgggcgctcagcggcggcggcgtggcatTACCGTCTCGAATCCGTCCTCGTCAATCTCTGGCTCAGCCTGCGGTGCCGCAgggcgcggtgcggccggcgcctcgtccatctcgtcgtcgtcgtcgtcttcgtcctcgtcctcgtcctcgtcctcgtctcTTTGCGTGGTGCTTGGCACCTTGGTCTTGCCCGCCTTTGCGAAtgcgtcctcgagctgtgCGAGAATCACGTCGCCACGGCCCTCCTCAAAGATGGTCTtgtgtgcgccgcagacgTGCATTGCGACCCACATTGCGctgtcgtcctcgagctggcAGTCGTACTCTTCAGCAATGTAGCTCTCGATCAGCTCGATGAGGTCATCAAGATCGGGCTTGGTGTTTGCGCCGCCGTTTCCGTACTCGTCGCAGAGGTGCGACAGGAGAAagtcgcgcttctcgccCGACTCGGGCCCGCCCCAgccctcgagcaccgcctggcgcagcgcgggccACAGGTTGAGTACAATATACACCGCACGCGCAAACTGCAGTTGCTCCTTGGTGGGTGTCTCGTTCGcgacggccggcgacgcgcccttCGCGTCccttgcgtcgctcgccatGGTAAAAAAGACGATGCTGAGtcagcagcgcacggcttCCCATGGCCAACGTCCTTggcatcggcgcgccgcgctcggcgcatgtgccgctgcgcgatgGGATGCTTGCGTACTTGCGCGAAGCATACCCCGATATCCACGCTGATCTCTTTGAGCAGGACATTGAGGCGTGGgagagcgcgcgcgacgcgtgcctcgcgctgcccgtagccgcctcgagcatcgCTTCTTGGAGTCGGTacgcgacgcagctcgcgtTCATGCTCagcgtgctcgaccgcaACGCCGGCGCAAAAGACGCCGAGCATACCGCGCTGGGCGTCGCCTTTCCGTGGGCCTCGGGCGTCGAAGGCGGCAGGGCCGTCGCGTACACCTCGCTGGCGGTGGAGCGCGCGTGTGTCGTGCAGAGCATCGCGGCGCAGTACGCGCTCCTGGGCTGCGGCGAATCACGGAACGATAAGGAGAGTATCAAGCGCGCGACCGCCTACTTTCagcaggccgccggcgtcttggcgctgctcgagacgctcgcgggcgccgacgtgcagcaggcgcagccgccggtcgagcttacgaccggcgcggtgcgcgcgctgcgctaTCTGATGCTCGCACAAGCCCAAGAGTGTTTCTGGCAGAAAGCTGCACAAGGTACGTCGACCGACTCACCCAGACGGGCTCAAGGACACGACGATCGCCAAGCTCGCCAAATCGGTGTCGGACCTGTACGAATCGAGCGCAGGGGCGGCGAATGCATCGGCTCTCCCAGCGGGCTGGAAGAACCATATTTTGTTTAAGCACTATCACTTtgcggctgctgcgcagtACCGCAAGAGCAACGACGACCTCGCAGAGAAGCGctacggcgacgagctcgggcgcctgttgctcgccgcgtcgtacgtccgccgtgcgctcgcactgccgacgcgcacgcttcCGCTtccggcgctcgccgaggattTGCAGGGCCTCCAGGCGATTGTCGATACGAATctcgcacgcgccgagcgcgacaacCAGCTCATCTACCTCGAGCCGACCACGAGCGAGGCCAACCTGCCTTtgatcggcgcggcgctcatgGCAAAAGAGGCGCCGTCAGACCtccaggcgccgctcgcgtcgaTTGGCCGGCCCGAGCACGAGCTGTGGTTCTACCGGCTGATTACCTACGGCATCGACGTCGCGGAGCGGCTGTACGCCGACCGCAAGCGGCACTTTATTGCGTCGACCATCGAGCCGATtctcgtccgcctcgacacgagcgccgccgagacgcgcagcgcgctcgacctgcccggcctgctcgaccgcatcgagtcgccgcggcgcatgccCGCGGCGTGGGCGACGTACACCTCGACCCTGCAAAAGACAGGGGGCTACGCGGCGCTCACACGCAAGAGCGAGAGCGTGCAGCACACCGCGGCGTTGTGccacgacctcgtcgcggaAGTCGACGGGATCCTCGGGCGCGCCCGGCCCAATCTCCCAGAAGCGAGTGTCGTGCGGCAGCACGAGCTCCAGACGCTCTGGCGGCAGtaccggcgcacgctcagcGAGGCGGCATCCAGCGACGCGACCGTGCGCGAAAAAATGGCGTcggtgcggccggcgctcgacgcgctgcagcgcggcggcgcggcgctcgccgatctGCTTACGCCGCAGTCGGCGGcactcgagcgtgcgcgccgcgaccttgcgcccgagctgcgggcgctgcgtgcgaacctcgagcaggtcgacgacggtgcggcgcagcggcgcacgctcctgctgcagctTCGCACTGCCTGCGACAGCGACGCGatccgcacgcgcctcgtcgacgcggcgcgcgagcggcacctcggcgaTGTCGCACAGACCCACACGGTGGaccccgcggcgctccaagACGTGCTAGAGGCCGGCATGGACAAGTACACGCCGTAccacgcgcgtgccgacgcgcttgcggccgagcaggcaGCGCAGCtccgcggcctgcgcgaaAAGACGGAGCGGCTCTTGAcccacggcgcgctcgccgcggcgctcgacgcgcaggacgcggcgcatgcgcgcgtcgacgacgcaTACGACGAGTACGCAACGTTGCtccagcacctcgacgaaGGCGCGGGGTTCtacgagcgcctctttggccTCCTGCGCACCTTTCGCGCCGAAGTCCACGACTGGCTCGAAGGCGTcagcggccgtgcgccgcagtgGGGCGCATTTCCGGGGGGCGACATTCAGTTTCGTGACACATAGCGGTGCCAGCAGCACTATGTAGCGACCagcgacgccgggcgcaaAATCTCTGGCGCACACGTCCAGAGCGAGTGCGTGTCGCGGACGATctgtgcgctcggcgccaggagcgcatcggccagcgcgcggccagCGTCGgacgcgtgcggcgcagcaggcgcggtAAAAAACGCGGtccacgcggcgctcgcgggcgTCCACGAGGCAAAGAgcttggccgcggcgcgcaggtcgaccggcgcgtcgcgctccgccgcacgcactactttgcgcaccgacgcgagctccgcggcggcgctcttgCAGCGTGCGAgcaccggctcgggcgtcgccggctcgtcgccgaggccgtcggcgtACTGCGCGAGTTCTGCCTTGGCGATGTACGCCACAAACAGCGTGCAGCCCGCGAGGGTCTCGCGaaagagcgcggcggcctcgggaaaggcaagcagctcgaggagcgcatccgcctgcggcgtcgcctcggtcgtcgtcgcgacggcgtgccgcgcggcggcggcgaggagcgcgtgcagacGCTGCACACCATCGGCGAGGTGCCACGCATGCCGCGTCGCAAACGGCACAGATGCGTCGCGCTCAAGCAGCTCCGagaagcgcgtcgtgctcgcgtcgatgcgcgcgcgtgcgaggTAGGTAtgcagcgacgcaagctcgacaaacagcgcgagacgccgccggacgagcgtcgcacaCGCCTCGTCTTCGCGgctcagcagcgcgagcgccgcgcgcgccagcgtCCACGTCTGGTAGTACGACACGCCGGAGCGCGCAAAGCCGAGGGCGTGCGCAGTCTCGGTGAGGATAtcgggcagcgccgaggcaaGCTTCGTGTGCGAGTGCGCCCAGACTGCCACGTCGCTGCactcggcgtgccgcagcagagcgagcgcaacgaggcgcccggcgcagcgcgcgatCGGCGCACAAGGCACGGGGAGCGCAAAGcacgcgagcgcgctgccggGATGCAGcaccgcaccgccgagcacgccggcggGTGACACGGccatcgccgagcgctgcagcgtgccgaccgggagtgcggcggcgggcgtgtacgcgagcgtctcgagctcgaccttgCCCCagacctcggcgccggcgtggaGCGCCGTGGTATACGCCAGCGAGCTtttcggcacgctcgggcCGGGCGAGAGGAGGGACGTGACGACGTGTCCGTCGAGGAAAGCGCTGGTGCGCGGGCAAAATGACTGTGTGAGTAGGACGACGTACCCATCCGCGCCCCTTGTCGGAGCCCTTATCGAGAGCCCATGCCACGAGCAGCGAGCCCCGCCAGTGGtcgtcggcacgcacgccgagcgtgagcACCAAgcggagctcgtcgcgaaTCTGTGCCCACTCGAGGTGCgtcagcgcacgcgcggcacgcggcgcgggATCCGCAACGCACAGCTCGCTCAGCGCAATCGGGATCGGAGCAAGGGGGTTGATGGTAAAAAACGACATTTCCCCGTCGAGCTCAAACTGGAGCTCGGTGAGGCACAccacctcgcgctgcgtcgcacACGTGTACGCAATAAGCACCGCCGGCTCCTctggcacggcgctcgcggtgaTGTGCGTCACTGCGCGCTCCCACGCCTCGCTCTTTCCTTcgtggtgctcgagcgtggccggcggcggctgcacgctcggctcggCAAGCCAGCCGTGGTGCATGCGAAAGAGGCATGCGTCGAACGAggcgacctgcgcctcgacgagcctGTGCCAAAAGCTGACCTGGCCACTTTTGGTGCAGACGACAAAGGCCTGCTcgccctgcgcctcgtccacgcGGAGATTCGGCTGATTGATCAGGTCCGACGGCcccgcggccggcgcgcgtgcgtacGCGGCCTtttgcgcgccgagcggcgcgtcgatgttccacgcgcgcggcgcgccgagccagcACACGTtcgccacgtcgccgtgGAGGGTCTGTgccttgggcggcgcgtcgccctcgagcaccgGGAGCGACTGCCGCAGCGTCCACGCAgcaagcggcgcatccggcAAGCGCGTCCAGATGCAAAACACACCTTGGTCGCCGCTCCACTGctgcgcgctcggcgtggtgGCCGTGAACGGGGTCATGACGGGCGATCCGCCCTGTGCGAGCGTATCCAGCGTAatcggcgcagcgagcgccgcgctcggtgccTGCCCCTTTTGCACGCCCAGCCGCACTGGAAAGTAGGCAAGGAGCGTCGATCCGCACGGGCTGAACGAGACGTACGAGGCGGCCCCCAGCGTGGGgctcgcgtgcgccgggGCGTACAGCttcgcgagcggcgtgcgcgcactcgcgcggcgcacacacACACACGCCCCATGTGTATCcacctcgccgtgcgcgatAAGATTGTGACGCGACCAGGCCACCGGCCGctccgccgcccgcgcgccgtccgccAGCGACTGCACCCAGCCGGACATGAGAGCGTCACGTGAGGTGTGTGTTGGTTTGTTCTTCCACCATGGCGGGTGCGCGCAatgcgtcggcggccgtgcgccgtcTGACGATCGAGTACAAGCAGTTAACCAACGACCCGAACACGCTCTTCCCAGCAGTCGGTCCGATTTCCGAAGATAACTACCTGGAGTGGGAGGCGCTCCTCCCCGGCCCCGACGACACGCCGTTCGAAGGGGGGGTGTTTAGCGCACGCCTGACCTTTCGTACGTAGACGTGctaacgcagcgccgacCTATCCGCTAGAGCCGCCTACGATGCGCTTTGAGCCGCCCATCTTTCATCCCAACGGTACGCCGCACGTCTGACGCAGTGTACCCCGACGGCCTCGTCTGCATCTCGAtcctgcacgccgccggcgacgatCCCAACAGTAGGTGGCCTATCTGACGCAGTGTATGAGTCCTCTGCAGAGAGGTGGTCGCCGGTGCAGTCCATCGAAAAGATCCTGCTCTCGGTGCTGAgcatgctcgccgagccgaaTGTCGAGAGCGGTGCCAACATTGACGCatgcgtacgtcgcgctcctcacCCAGAAACTCTTCCGCGACAACCACGCGGCGTACGAAAAGGTGATCCGCGACCAGGTCCAGCAGCAGCTGGGGTTGTAGCATGTACAGACGTAGCTATGTCAATGGCGCCAGATCTTGACGGTGCGGTCGCgcccgccgctcgcgagctTGTCCGCGATAAAGTCGACGCAGTacacctcgtcctcgtgGCCGGGAAGGTCCTCCTTGATCTTGAACGTCTTGAGGTTCCACAGCTTGATCGTCGAGTCTTTCGACGCACTCGCAAGCATCCGGCTGTCGCTGCTCCAGGCCACACGGTAGACACTGGCGACGTGGCCGCGCAGGTTCGCAATAAACttgccggtgcgcccgTCCCACAGCTTCACGCTGTTGTCGAACGACGCAGAGGCAATCAGGCGGCCGTCCGGCGAGAAGCACACGTGGTTCACCGTCTTTTGGTGGCCGGTCAGGCGTGCGAGCGGCTTTTTCGGCGACTCTTTCGAGGCGCCGATCTGCGCGGGCCAGAGAAAGAGCGTGTGGTCGTCCGAGCCAGAGACGACAAGCTCGGGGCGCccgccgtcgccggtcgCCTCGCGGTAGCGCGCGAGGGCCGCGACCTTgcacgcctcgtcctccgcctcgtcggccttggcgtgCTCGGATTTAGTCATGGACTCGGGGCGCGCCTGGTAGCgggccagcgccgcggacgCGTACGTGCCCTGGATATCAAATGCGCCGGTACGCAAGAAATAGTCGGTGGAAATCGCAAGCGTATTCACCCAGTGCGCGTGGTCGTTCAGCGAGCGGATCACGCGGCCGTCCTGGTCGTTCCACACCTTGACCGTACGGTCGGACGAGGCAGTGTAGATCGCACCTTCGCCGCCCCACCGCACGGCATTCACGCTCGCGGTGTGGCCGCCCAGGACAAAGTCGACGTGGCGCCGGTCCAAGTTCCACACACGAACCGTGCCGTCTTTCGACGAGGATGCCAGGCGGGGGGAACGGCTGTTGCGGTGGATCGGCTCCCAGGACAGGCTCGTAATCCACTTGGTGTGGCCACGCAGCAGGTGGCCTTGGGGCGACgcatggcgcgccgcacggcggtcggcgaccgACATGCGGCCCGTCtcgccttgcgcggcgcgcgcctcgtcgacctgcttACCGCTGCGCGAGCCCCACGCACGGCGCCCGGTCAGATGGGGGTCCATCGACTCCCACACGTACAC
This window of the Malassezia japonica chromosome 4, complete sequence genome carries:
- the ubc7 gene encoding E2 ubiquitin-conjugating enzyme (EggNog:ENOG503NW12; COG:O) codes for the protein MAGARNASAAVRRLTIEYKQLTNDPNTLFPAVGPISEDNYLEWEALLPGPDDTPFEGGVFSARLTFPPTYPLEPPTMRFEPPIFHPNVYPDGLVCISILHAAGDDPNMYESSAERWSPVQSIEKILLSVLSMLAEPNVESGANIDACKLFRDNHAAYEKVIRDQVQQQLGL
- the RSA4 gene encoding ribosome assembly (EggNog:ENOG503NV28; COG:S); translation: MATQVPVPSAKRQRLAADAARREEEALAAIGSMNATMSSVLVQFQSGQDESYLGSTLSLPASAGQAEMGKIVNELRRQLKLKDEDEDEDEEIPYTFHVLLAPSPEAPSQPTRININESLHESVLQSAVAKRLGLSSEDSLTVVFEPQAVFRVRAVSRCSSTLSGHASPILCCAFSPSGQLLATGAGDKTCRLWDMDTETPLHTLQGHTGWVLCAEWEGRERKLATGGMDGQVYVWESMDPHLTGRRAWGSRSGKQVDEARAAQGETGRMSVADRRAARHASPQGHLLRGHTKWITSLSWEPIHRNSRSPRLASSSKDGTVRVWNLDRRHVDFVLGGHTASVNAVRWGGEGAIYTASSDRTVKVWNDQDGRVIRSLNDHAHWVNTLAISTDYFLRTGAFDIQGTYASAALARYQARPESMTKSEHAKADEAEDEACKVAALARYREATGDGGRPELVVSGSDDHTLFLWPAQIGASKESPKKPLARLTGHQKTVNHVCFSPDGRLIASASFDNSVKLWDGRTGKFIANLRGHVASVYRVAWSSDSRMLASASKDSTIKLWNLKTFKIKEDLPGHEDEVYCVDFIADKLASGGRDRTVKIWRH
- a CDS encoding uncharacterized protein (EggNog:ENOG503P5T7; COG:S) translates to MDDVGTSSLFFHSSGGRRSDGDAGYSDRTPHLAESLRLNDAEIEFFDEVVDAIRPDSCSFVELKDAFNDAVGATAHLDRVARTLPPGVKDRRKAAELRLWNSLLAMVQVRGESWAERWDTVRVLLGLDPRGSDSDASLDMHDMSAVLASTSYAPRSFASSASYAPDTSRSYAPDTSRSYAPHTSRPYAPGPVATSRASYVRPLSPTPYTPAPWRLQGSPPLADDHASSEGSVSDDDVWAQDADRSTRDLDTVWQPGASAVSPVRVGLAPRLYERGRRTSTALDLPSPRQKRALAKAAHFHNEHTLTASLGHWQRRAAAVRKRYDLATRVDHQRLRAHAWAAWHDKYAGHHQALAHAAQYAARMRVTRAFDAWAARLSQRKAERDTAYEQALAAALDAIVARRSQSLERLAWTVWRQGHAHRTAVRYHDEGVMRVAFAVWRSRSDGARELERRGEAYARTLAAHALQRAWAQWRGRTTAHTDVHRAAAYWRRGQLQRAWTHWRRHARLAEIRNTAAGRLYADHSRTRVHAALHYWILRERAAYSERVRNAQLVRTVWNVWWVRFTEQSIARQAALGTFAANRTRTTLGSAWNAWKQRQAHWEHERMLAARTRDCRIVGLVWRQWRARLDVRRSDLASAATHCSAHLVRRAWAQWRAMRQHAQAARFRAESDREALRRHLQAWRFLRAERYHWRTCTALLHAKTSARIQREQLAHWLRRTSDVQALVRQADGVHAAVLIRKAFWQWKAIHERVQALDHAADRAVQTRDQALVRHVFSAWRERAAQARRERAALAQCAAMRRARLQQRALDAWRDRLAGRRLSYEVYVTLAARCKYVMRQYFSTWLARTSVQPLVDLRQKRLLVRALRHWAARARAKRAASLAAASLQRDALRTWRAKTEYMRELHNIQKLEGHRRRASSDFRHRLVFVPPTARFRAS
- the TSR2 gene encoding rRNA accumulation- protein (BUSCO:EOG09264ZDJ; EggNog:ENOG503P5NB; COG:S) — protein: MASDARDAKGASPAVANETPTKEQLQFARAVYIVLNLWPALRQAVLEGWGGPESGEKRDFLLSHLCDEYGNGGANTKPDLDDLIELIESYIAEEYDCQLEDDSAMWVAMHVCGAHKTIFEEGRGDVILAQLEDAFAKAGKTKVPSTTQRDEDEDEDEDEDDDDDEMDEAPAAPRPAAPQAEPEIDEDGFETVMPRRRR
- the RIM20 gene encoding pH-response regulator protein palA/rim20 (COG:S; EggNog:ENOG503NUZ5), translating into MANVLGIGAPRSAHVPLRDGMLAYLREAYPDIHADLFEQDIEAWESARDACLALPVAASSIASWSRYATQLAFMLSVLDRNAGAKDAEHTALGVAFPWASGVEGGRAVAYTSLAVERACVVQSIAAQYALLGCGESRNDKESIKRATAYFQQAAGVLALLETLAGADVQQAQPPVELTTGAVRALRYLMLAQAQECFWQKAAQDGLKDTTIAKLAKSVSDLYESSAGAANASALPAGWKNHILFKHYHFAAAAQYRKSNDDLAEKRYGDELGRLLLAASYVRRALALPTRTLPLPALAEDLQGLQAIVDTNLARAERDNQLIYLEPTTSEANLPLIGAALMAKEAPSDLQAPLASIGRPEHELWFYRLITYGIDVAERLYADRKRHFIASTIEPILVRLDTSAAETRSALDLPGLLDRIESPRRMPAAWATYTSTLQKTGGYAALTRKSESVQHTAALCHDLVAEVDGILGRARPNLPEASVVRQHELQTLWRQYRRTLSEAASSDATVREKMASVRPALDALQRGGAALADLLTPQSAALERARRDLAPELRALRANLEQVDDGAAQRRTLLLQLRTACDSDAIRTRLVDAARERHLGDVAQTHTVDPAALQDVLEAGMDKYTPYHARADALAAEQAAQLRGLREKTERLLTHGALAAALDAQDAAHARVDDAYDEYATLLQHLDEGAGFYERLFGLLRTFRAEVHDWLEGVSGRAPQWGAFPGGDIQFRDT